Below is a genomic region from candidate division WOR-3 bacterium.
GTCTGGTCGCTCTTCGGGCAAAAATTCTAAGGTAGTTTCTTTTGGAATTAAACGTTCAAAACTATTTTTCAAAATTCCCGCTGCTTGAATTAACGCTTCGTAAGGCGTCACAGTACCATCAGTCCAAATTTCTAATATTATCCGTTCTAAATCGGTTCTTTCCAAATATTGCATTGTTTCTATTTGATAATTTACTTTTTTAACCGGTGAGAAAAAGGCATCAAGGAAAATAGTCCCAATTGGGGCTTCTTCGTCCAATCTTCTTAATCTTTCCGCAGGCACATACCCACGACCATTTTCTACTTTCATCTCTATTTTTAATCTTTTATCTGCTGTCAAAGTAAGAATGGGTTGCTCAGGGTTAGCAATAATCACCTCCGGAGGAACTTTTAAATCCTTTGCTTTATATTCACCTTCCTTGTCAGTATAAAGATAACAAGTTTTAGGTACTTCCGAATTTAAACGGAGCCTCACCTTTTTTAAATTCAAAATAATCTGTGGCACATCTTCCAAAACATCAGGAATAGTAGAAAACTCGTGCATCACCCCTTCAATCTTCACCTGAGTAATTGCGGCTCCTTGAACGGAAGATAAAAGGCTCCTTCTCAAAGCCGTACCGATTGTGTGGCCCCAACCTCTTTCTAAAGGTTCAATAAAAAATTTAGCATAAGAATCGGTTTGGGTCTCTTTTTCTACTTCTACTTTTTCCAAAATAATAAAATGTTTTAAATAATAAGTCTTTTCTAACATTTTTCACTCCTCACATAATTAACGTGAATAAAATTCAATAATATCTTTTACTGAAACTGGTATTGCGTTTAAATCTTCTTCAGTTGGCATACTAATTACTTTTCCTTTTAAATTTTCTTTATCCAAAATAAGCCAACTCACTCCTGTGCCTTCTTTTTCTAAAATTTCTTCTTTAATTTTTGGAATTAATCTCTCTGTGCCAATAGTAATTTCATCGCCTACTTTTACTTGATAAGAAGGGATATTTACTTTTCGATTATTTACTCTAATATGTCCGTGGGAAACTAATTGTCGCGCCTGCGCCCGTGAAGTGGCAAACCCCAAACGATAGACCACATTATCTAAACGCATCTCTAAGAGAGTAAGCAAAGCATTTCCTGGGTTTGGTTTTTTTTGTGCCATTTCATAATATCTTTCAAATTGATTTTCTAAAATACCGTATATAAATTTCGCTTTTTGTTTTTCTCTTAATTGAATACCATAAACCGACATTCTTGCCTGCTGAGTCTGTGGTTTTTCACCCCTTCTTTGTAAGATGCACTTATCACTATAACATTTTTGACCCTTCAAAAAAAGTTTCTCTCCAAAACGGCGACAAATCTTACATTTTAATTCCTTTGCTCTTGCCATAATTAAACCCTTCTTTTCTTTGGTGGTCGACACCCATTATGGGGAATGGGTGTCACATCTTGAATACTTAGTATTCCTAATCCGGCATTTTGTAAAGCACGAATTGCTGCTTCTCTTCCCGGACCAGGGCCTTTTATCTTAATTTCTACTTTTCTTACTCCCATGGCGTAGGCTTCTTTTCCGGCCATCTCGCCAGCCTGTTGAGCAGCATAAGGGGTTCCTTTTTTAGTTCCCTTAAACCCTGCGCGACCAGCAGATGCCCAACAAATAACATTTCCTTGTTTATCAGTTATGGTAACAATAGTATTATTAAAAGTACATTGAATGTGGGCAATCGCAATTGGTTCAACCTTCTTTTTTCCTTTAGATTTTCCTTTCGCCATAATTATTTACCTTTTTTTGCTTTTAAAACTCCTGATGTCCTTCTTGGACCCTTCCTTGTTCGAGCATTGGTTCTTGTTCTTTGTCCTCTTACCGGTAAACCTCGTTGATGCCTTATGCCGCGATAACAACCAATTTCAATTAACCTTTTGATATTTGCTGCCACTTCTGCCCTTAAAGCACCTTCTACTTTATAATTGGTTTCAATTTCTTTTCTTAAAGCAGTAAACTCTTCTTCTGTTAATTCCTTTACTTTTTTATCACCAGAAATGCCTAGTTTTTCTAAAATCTTTTTAGCCGTTGGTAAACCAATTCCGTAAATTAAAGGTAAAGCATATAAAATTTTTTTATTATCAGGTAAATCAACGCCTACTAATCTCGCCATAATTTTAAAATTTTAATTAAATTTTTTAAAATGTCAATTTCTTTATGTAAAAATTCTTTATATAAAAATATAAGTATAATAAAAATTAAAATTAAATCAAGAATTTAAAGAAGAACCTTTAATTTTTCATTAGGGACATCCGCCATTTTACAAAATTCAATAACTTCTTTCTCCAATTCTTTTTTGCCCACAGCAATTTTTTTAACCTCTTTCGCTAAAGGTGGTGCAAAAAAATAGTAGTAATCCTCATTACCGCCGTAGAGAATCCCGCAAGCAAAATATTCATCATTTTTATCCAACAAACCGCAAGGAATATTTAATTGAGTAATTTCTCCCTCCCAAATATCCCAACTTTTATCAATCAGATAACGTTTTCCTCCTTTTAAATATCGCAACCAAGATTCAATACGAAATTTTTTTCTTTTATTAGGTGATTTTGATTTAATCCCCTTTAAGGCCGAAATAGTAAAAATCTTTCCACCTTCTTCTGTTTCTTTTTCAGAAAAATAATCTTCACCTTTTTGGTTATTAGGAATATCATCAGGTCTGATAATCACTACTACGTACTTGGGCGAAATTAACTCCATTTCTAAAGAGAGAAGTAAACTCATAAAATTTTTGTCGCGTAAATAAGAAATAGATTCAATAATAAATAAATCTAAATTTAAATCTTCACTTAGTAATTTTTTTAAACCAAAGAAGATATTTTTTTGAGCAAAAGGATGAGCCGGAGAAGTAGCACCAATAAAATAGATTTTCTCAGGAGTTACTTCATATAGCCCCTCTACTTCTCTTTCCAATATCCCGATTCCCATCGTTGTTGGAGGACCAATATTAGATTGACCAATATCCATATCCAAAACACCAGTCTTTAATTTCGCCTTGAAACCTTGATTTGCTAAATAAGTAGTAAAAAAGGTTTTGCCAACACTCCCCCGACCTAATACCAAAACTTTTCCCGGAGAGGATACTATCTCTTCACACACCTTCTGCCAAGTTTTCGGAATTTCCATAAGATTTTTTGAAAATATAAGTTATAAATTATTTTGAAAATATAAGTTATAAATTATAATAAAAAGAATATTAAAAATCAAGATGATTAAATTTTTATTTGATTTTATAACAGTTTTGAATTAAAATTTATAATGTCATTACTTTTTATTGTTTTTCTTTTTAATTTTAATGGTGCCCGATATTTAATTATTACTCCTGATGAATATAAACCAATATTGGAAGAATTAGCCAATTGGAAAAATGAAAAAGGAATAAAATCTTATATTGCCACCCTTTCCCAAACTGGCCGTACTTTGGATAGTATTAAAAATTATATTATCAATGCTTATAACAATTGGCCGATAAAACCAGAATTTATTTTGCTTGCCGGTGC
It encodes:
- the rpsK gene encoding 30S ribosomal protein S11; this translates as MAKGKSKGKKKVEPIAIAHIQCTFNNTIVTITDKQGNVICWASAGRAGFKGTKKGTPYAAQQAGEMAGKEAYAMGVRKVEIKIKGPGPGREAAIRALQNAGLGILSIQDVTPIPHNGCRPPKKRRV
- a CDS encoding DNA-directed RNA polymerase subunit alpha, with product MLEKTYYLKHFIILEKVEVEKETQTDSYAKFFIEPLERGWGHTIGTALRRSLLSSVQGAAITQVKIEGVMHEFSTIPDVLEDVPQIILNLKKVRLRLNSEVPKTCYLYTDKEGEYKAKDLKVPPEVIIANPEQPILTLTADKRLKIEMKVENGRGYVPAERLRRLDEEAPIGTIFLDAFFSPVKKVNYQIETMQYLERTDLERIILEIWTDGTVTPYEALIQAAGILKNSFERLIPKETTLEFLPEERPDREKERLKEILIRDIEDLELSNRAVNCLKSGRYKDGGKVNVKTIGDLVQLTEKDILNIENFGKKSLEEVKSALERWGLSLGMDVSEILKEIKKEDETQKES
- a CDS encoding Clp1/GlmU family protein translates to MEIPKTWQKVCEEIVSSPGKVLVLGRGSVGKTFFTTYLANQGFKAKLKTGVLDMDIGQSNIGPPTTMGIGILEREVEGLYEVTPEKIYFIGATSPAHPFAQKNIFFGLKKLLSEDLNLDLFIIESISYLRDKNFMSLLLSLEMELISPKYVVVIIRPDDIPNNQKGEDYFSEKETEEGGKIFTISALKGIKSKSPNKRKKFRIESWLRYLKGGKRYLIDKSWDIWEGEITQLNIPCGLLDKNDEYFACGILYGGNEDYYYFFAPPLAKEVKKIAVGKKELEKEVIEFCKMADVPNEKLKVLL
- the rpsM gene encoding 30S ribosomal protein S13; the protein is MARLVGVDLPDNKKILYALPLIYGIGLPTAKKILEKLGISGDKKVKELTEEEFTALRKEIETNYKVEGALRAEVAANIKRLIEIGCYRGIRHQRGLPVRGQRTRTNARTRKGPRRTSGVLKAKKGK
- the rpsD gene encoding 30S ribosomal protein S4, giving the protein MARAKELKCKICRRFGEKLFLKGQKCYSDKCILQRRGEKPQTQQARMSVYGIQLREKQKAKFIYGILENQFERYYEMAQKKPNPGNALLTLLEMRLDNVVYRLGFATSRAQARQLVSHGHIRVNNRKVNIPSYQVKVGDEITIGTERLIPKIKEEILEKEGTGVSWLILDKENLKGKVISMPTEEDLNAIPVSVKDIIEFYSR